Genomic segment of Polycladomyces abyssicola:
GCAATCGGTTTGCGCCGGCTCATGCGAGATCCCCCCGTACCGACGCGGTCACCAGACGGTCAAACGACTCCGGTTCCAGGCTGGCGCCGCCAACCAATGCACCATCGATGTCCGGCTGATCCAGGAACGCGCCGATATTGTCCGGTTTGACGCTGCCGCCATATTGAACGCGCACTTCGTTTGCCACTTGCTGATCGTATTGGTTGGCCACCATCTTGCGGATGAATCCGATCACTTCCTGCGCGTCGTCAGCCGTGGACGCCTTGCCAGATCCGATCGCCCACACCGGCTCATATGCGATGATGACGCGCTTCACCTGTTCACTCGAGAGACCAGCCAACGCTTTTTCCACCTGTTGGCCCACAACCTGTTTCGTTTGCCCCGCTTCCCGTTCTTCCAGCGTTTCACCGACGCAAACAATCGGAATCAAGTCATGGGCAAATGCGGCATGTACTTTTTTGTTCACTGTTTCGTCCGTCTCGGCGAAATACGAACGCCGTTCCGAATGGCCGAGGATGACGTATTGCACCCCCAGGTCCTTCAGCATCACGGGACTGATCTCACCCGTAAACGCTCCTTTTTCTTCCCAGTGCATGTTTTGTGCACCGATACCGATACCGCTGTCTTTCGCCGCCTCCACCAAAGCGGGCAAAGCCGTGAACGGCGCACAGATCACAGTTTCCACGTCTGTCGTTTCTTTGGCCGCTTTCAATGCGCGGAAAAACGCAAGGGCTTCCGCGCTGGTCTTGTGCATTT
This window contains:
- the tpiA gene encoding triose-phosphate isomerase → MRKPVIAGNWKMHKTSAEALAFFRALKAAKETTDVETVICAPFTALPALVEAAKDSGIGIGAQNMHWEEKGAFTGEISPVMLKDLGVQYVILGHSERRSYFAETDETVNKKVHAAFAHDLIPIVCVGETLEEREAGQTKQVVGQQVEKALAGLSSEQVKRVIIAYEPVWAIGSGKASTADDAQEVIGFIRKMVANQYDQQVANEVRVQYGGSVKPDNIGAFLDQPDIDGALVGGASLEPESFDRLVTASVRGDLA